A stretch of DNA from Leclercia adecarboxylata:
CGATGATTTGCGCCGGATCGTGCAAACGCTGACACAACGCGGCGTGCATATCGAATTCGTCAAGGAACACCTCAGTTTTACTGGCGAAGACTCTCCGATGGCGAACCTGATGCTCTCGGTGATGGGCGCGTTCGCCGAGTTCGAGCGCGCCCTGATCCGCGAGCGTCAGCGCGAGGGTATTGCGCTCGCCAAGCAACGCGGGGCTTACCGTGGCAGGAAGAAATCCCTGTCGTCTGAGCGTATTGCCGAACTGCGCCAACGTGTCGAGGCTGGCGAGCAAAAGACCAAGCTTGCTCGTGAATTCGGAATCAGTCGCGAAACCCTGTATCAATACTTGAGAACGGATCAGTAAATATGCCACGTCGTTCCATCCTGTCCGCCGCCGAGCGGGAAAGCCTGCTGGCGTTGCCGGACTCCAAGGACGACCTGATCCGACATTACACATTCAACGATACCGACCTCTCGATCATCCGACAGCGGCGCGGGCCAGCCAATCGGCTGGGCTTCGCGGTGCAGCTCTGTTACCTGCGCTTTCCCGGCGTCATCCTGGGCGTCGATGAACTACCGTTCCCGCCCTTGTTGAAGCTGGTCGCCGACCAGCTCAAGGTCGGCGTCGAAAGCTGGAACGAGTACGGCCAGCGGGAGCAGACCCGGCGCGAGCACCTGAGCGAGCTGCAAACCGTGTTCGGTTTCCGGCCCTTCACCATGAGCCATTACCGGCAGGCCGTCCAGATGCTGACCGAGCTGGCGATGCAAACCGACAAAGGCATCGTGCTGGCCAGCGCCTTGATCGGGCACCTGCGGCGGCAGTCGGTCATTCTGCCCGCCCTCAACGCCGTCGAGCGGGCGAGTGCCGAGGCGATCACCCGTGCTAACCGGCGCATCTACGACGCCTTGGCCGAACCACTGGCGGACGCGCATCGCCGCCGCCTCGACGATCTGCTCAAGCGCCGGGACAACGGCAAGACGACCTGGTTGGCTTGGTTGCGCCAGTCTCCGGCCAAGCCAAATTCGCGGCATATGCTGGAACACATCGAACGCCTCAAGGCATGGCAGGCACTCGATCTGCCTACCGGCATCGAGCGGCTGGTTCACCAGAACCGCCTGCTCAAGATTGCCCGCGAGGGCGGCCAGATGACACCCGCCGACCTGGCCAAATTCGAGCCGCAACGGCGCTACGCCACTCTCGTGGCGCTGGCCACCGTCACCGACGAAATCATCGACCTGCACGACCGCATCCTGGGTAAGCTGTTTAACGCTGCCAAGAATAAGCATCAGCAGCAGTTCCAGGCGTCAGGCAAGGCCATCAACGCCAAGGTACGTCTGTACGGGCGCATCGGTCAGGCGCTGATCGACGCCAAGCAATCAGGCCGCGATGCGTTTGCCGCCATCGAGGCCGTCATGTCCTGGGATTCCTTTGCCGAGAGCGTCACCGAGGCGCAGAAGCTCGCGCAACCCGATGACTTCGATTTCCTGCATCGCATCGGCGAGAGCTACGCCACCCTGCGCCGCTATGCACCGGAATTCCTTGCCGTGCTCAAGCTGCGGGCCGCGCCCGCCGCCAAAAACGTGCTTGATGCCATTGAGGTGCTGCGCGGCATGAACACCGACAACGCCCGCAAGCTGCCAGCCGATGCACCGACCGGCTTCATCAAGCCGCGCTGGCAGAAACTGGTGATGACCGACGCCGGCATCGACCGGCGCTACTACGAACTGTGCGCGCTGTCCGAGTTGAAGAACTCCCTGCGCTCGGGCGACATCTGGGTGCAGGGTTCACGCCAGTTCAAGGACTTCGAGGACTACCTGGTACCGCCCGAGAAGTTCACCAGCCTCAAGCAGTCCAGCGAATTGCCGCTGGCCGTGGCCACCGACTGCGAACAATATCTGCATGAGCGGCTGACGCTGCTGGAAGCACAACTTGCCACCGTCAACCGCATGGCGGCAGCCAACGACCTGCCGGATGCCATCATCACCGAGTCGGGCTTGAAGATCACGCCGCTGGATGCGGCGGTGCCCGACACCGCGCAGGCGCTGATAGACCAGACAGCCATGGTCCTGCCGCACGTCAAGATCACCGAACTGCTGCTCGAAGTCGATGAGTGGACGGGCTTCACCCGGCACTTCACGCACTTGAAATCGGGCGATCTGGCCAAGGACAAGAACCTGTTGTTGACCACGATCCTGGCCGACGCGATCAACCTGGGCCTGACCAAGATGGCCGAGTCCTGCCCCGGCACGACCTACGCGAAGCTCGCTTGGCTGCAAGCCTGGCATACCCGCGACGAAACGTACTCGACAGCGTTGGCTGAACTGGTCAACGCTCAGTTTCGGCATCCCTTTGCCGGGCACTGGGGCGATGGCACCACATCATCATCGGACGGACAGAATTTCCGAACCGCTAGCAAGGCAAAGAGCACGGGGCACATCAACCCAAAATATGGCAGCAGCCCAGGACGGACTTTCTACACCCACATCTCCGACCAATACGCGCCATTCCACACCAAGGTGGTCAATGTCGGCCTGCGCGACTCAACCTACGTGCTCGACGGCCTGCTGTACCACGAATCCGACCTGCGGATCGAGGAGCACTACACCGACACGGCGGGCTTCACCGATCACGTCTTCGCCCTGATGCACCTCTTGGGCTTCCGCTTCGCGCCGCGCATCCGCGACCTGGGCGACACCAAGCTCTACATCCCGAAGGGCGATGCCGCCTATGACGCGCTCAAGCCGATGATCGGCGGCACGCTCAACATCAAGCACGTCCGCGCCCATTGGGACGAAATCCTGCGGCTGGCCACCTCGATCAAGCAGGGCACGGTGACGGCCTCGCTGATGCTCAGGAAACTCGGCAGCTACCCGCGCCAGAACGGCTTGGCCGTCGCGCTGCGCGAGTTGGGCCGCATCGAGCGCACGCTGTTCATCCTCGACTGGCTGCAAAGCGTCGAGCTACGCCGCCGCGTGCATGCCGGGCTGAACAAGGGCGAGGCGCGCAATGCGCTGGCCCGTGCCGTGTTCTTCAACCGCCTTGGTGAAATCCGTGACCGCAGTTTCGAGCAGCAGCGCTACCGGGCCAGCGGCCTCAACCTGGTGACGGCGGCCATCGTGCTGTGGAACACGGTCTACCTGGAGCGTGCGGCGCATGCGTTGCGCGGCAATGGTCATGCCGTCGATGACTCGCTATTGCAGTACCTGTCGCCACTCGGCTGGGAGCACATCAACCTGACCGGTGATTACCTATGGCGCAGCAGCGCCAAGATCGGCGCGGGGAAGTTCAGGCCGCTACGGCCTCTGCAACCGGCTTAGCGTGCTTTATTTTCCGTTTTCTGAGACGACCCCTAGTTGTTTGCGGTCTTGCGTGGCAGGGAGCAGGCATCTTTAACTTGCCTTTCACAGTGATGCTATGGACTATCATTAGATTAATTATCGTGGTATCGCTTGTATTTATTACTGGAAAATTCGGTCTATCAAGAGAGTTTACTTTCCCCGCAGCAGCAGTAGGTTTAGCTTTTAGTTTATTCCCTGTCCTTGATCATATTGCGTTAGGTTATTCTGCTAAAAATTTCTATGAAACCACTAATTTTATGGGGCAAACGGTTCGGGAATTTGGTGCCAGTAAAATTACGGTCTGGTGGGGTTCGATTTATGCCAAAATAGCCTATGCTAGCCTTGCAGGTTTAATTGGATATGGTGTTAAGGTCGCCACTGATGATTAAAAAAGAAAAACCAACTTGAAGTTGGTTTTTTTGGCACTGTTGCAAATAGAGATTTGAGTCGATGATGTTCCCTTTAAAAAGTACTTAGAGACCGAAAACCCTGTTGATTAGACACACTTCACCCTGAGGCTGACCATAATAAAATGACGATGCTTGTCCTTTACGTAGTGCACGCATGACTTCAATACCTTTAATTGTGGCATAAGCCGTCTTCATAGATTTGAATCCTAATGTGGCCCTGATGATCCGCTTTAGCTTGCCATGATCACATTCAATCACGTTATTTTTATACTTAATCTGCCTGTGCTCAAGGTCTGGTGGACATTTACCTTCCCGTTTTAACCGTGATAAAGCACGTCCATATGTGGGTGCTTTATCCGTGTTGATCACTTGT
This window harbors:
- a CDS encoding recombinase family protein, whose amino-acid sequence is MTGQRIGYIRVSTFDQNPERQLEGVKVDRAFSDKASGKDVKRPQLEALISFARTGDTVVVHSMDRLARNLDDLRRIVQTLTQRGVHIEFVKEHLSFTGEDSPMANLMLSVMGAFAEFERALIRERQREGIALAKQRGAYRGRKKSLSSERIAELRQRVEAGEQKTKLAREFGISRETLYQYLRTDQ
- a CDS encoding Tn3-like element TnAs3 family transposase, with product MPRRSILSAAERESLLALPDSKDDLIRHYTFNDTDLSIIRQRRGPANRLGFAVQLCYLRFPGVILGVDELPFPPLLKLVADQLKVGVESWNEYGQREQTRREHLSELQTVFGFRPFTMSHYRQAVQMLTELAMQTDKGIVLASALIGHLRRQSVILPALNAVERASAEAITRANRRIYDALAEPLADAHRRRLDDLLKRRDNGKTTWLAWLRQSPAKPNSRHMLEHIERLKAWQALDLPTGIERLVHQNRLLKIAREGGQMTPADLAKFEPQRRYATLVALATVTDEIIDLHDRILGKLFNAAKNKHQQQFQASGKAINAKVRLYGRIGQALIDAKQSGRDAFAAIEAVMSWDSFAESVTEAQKLAQPDDFDFLHRIGESYATLRRYAPEFLAVLKLRAAPAAKNVLDAIEVLRGMNTDNARKLPADAPTGFIKPRWQKLVMTDAGIDRRYYELCALSELKNSLRSGDIWVQGSRQFKDFEDYLVPPEKFTSLKQSSELPLAVATDCEQYLHERLTLLEAQLATVNRMAAANDLPDAIITESGLKITPLDAAVPDTAQALIDQTAMVLPHVKITELLLEVDEWTGFTRHFTHLKSGDLAKDKNLLLTTILADAINLGLTKMAESCPGTTYAKLAWLQAWHTRDETYSTALAELVNAQFRHPFAGHWGDGTTSSSDGQNFRTASKAKSTGHINPKYGSSPGRTFYTHISDQYAPFHTKVVNVGLRDSTYVLDGLLYHESDLRIEEHYTDTAGFTDHVFALMHLLGFRFAPRIRDLGDTKLYIPKGDAAYDALKPMIGGTLNIKHVRAHWDEILRLATSIKQGTVTASLMLRKLGSYPRQNGLAVALRELGRIERTLFILDWLQSVELRRRVHAGLNKGEARNALARAVFFNRLGEIRDRSFEQQRYRASGLNLVTAAIVLWNTVYLERAAHALRGNGHAVDDSLLQYLSPLGWEHINLTGDYLWRSSAKIGAGKFRPLRPLQPA